One Candidatus Paceibacterota bacterium genomic window carries:
- a CDS encoding helix-turn-helix transcriptional regulator, which yields MKRIRIEKQMSQGDICRKLGVDRAYISNVESGNKNPTLSTITKLAKALGVSVDELLK from the coding sequence ATGAAAAGAATTCGTATTGAAAAGCAAATGTCGCAAGGCGACATTTGCCGAAAATTAGGCGTTGATAGAGCTTACATCAGCAATGTTGAAAGTGGCAATAAAAATCCGACACTTTCAACTATTACTAAATTAGCAAAAGCATTAGGGGTTTCAGTGGATGAGCTTTTGAAATAA